Within the Leisingera thetidis genome, the region ATCATATTCGACCGCTACAAGCGGCGCGGCATCCTGCCCGCGGTCTATCTGGACAATGTGGCCAATTACGCGATGGGCGGCGGCGCGGTGCTGGTGGCGGCGGGGCCGGATTTCGCCAGCGCCGACAGCATCTACCGCTCGCCCTTGTCGCTGATCCTGCCGGCCGAACCCTCGGCGCGGGTGCTGGAGGAGCCTTACCGCCCGGAAGTGACGGACCTGGGCAAGCAGCATCCGGTGACTGCAGGGCTGGAGGGCGCGGCGGACTGGGGCCGCTGGCTGCGCCAGGTCGAGCTGCGCACACCCGAGGGCCATGTGCTGATGAGCGGCGCCGGCGAACGGCCCCTGCTGGTGCTGAACCGGGTCGGCGAGGGCCGGGTGGCGCTGCTGGCCTCGGATCATGCCTGGCTGTGGAGCCGCGGCTATGAGGGCGGCGGGCCGCAGCTGGAGCTGCTCAGGCGGCTGGCGCATTGGATGATGAAGGAGCCGGAGCTGGAGGAAGAGGCGCTGTGGGCCGAAACCTCGGGCCAGCGGATGCGGATCCTGCGCCGCACGCTGGCCGGTCAGGCGGGGCCGGTGACAGTGACCAATCCGGATGGCTCCACGGTGCAATTGGACCTGCGCCAGACCGCGCCGGGCCAATGGGAGACCCGCTATGAAGGCCCGGAGCAGGGCCTGTACCGGCTGGAGGAAGGCGGCCGCACCGCCGTGGCGGGACTGGGGCCTGCCGCGCCGAAGGAGTTCGAGGAGACCATTGCCACCGGCGGTGTGCTGGCGCCGGTGCTGGCACCTCTGCGCGGCGGCGTGCTGCGGCTGGAGGAGGGGATGCCCTCGCTGCGCAACGTGCGCGCCGGACGGCCTGCCGCCGGGCGCGGCTGGATCGGCCTCACCCCGCGCGAGGCCTATGAAACGCTGTCGGTGTCCCAGGGCCCGCTGCTGCCGGCCTGGCTGGCGCTTGTGATGGCGGCCTTTTTCCTGGTGGCCGGCTGGCTGCGCGAAGGGCGGCGCTGATCGCGCCGGTTCCGGAAAAGCAACCGTTCCAAAGATCCGGCGGCCGCGACACGCGCCTGCGCGGGCCTGGCAAGGCGGCTGTCCGCCAAAGCGGCAATCCCGGCATCCGTGGCGCAGGCGGTCCCGGCCGCGGCGGCGGCCACTGCGGCGGCGCAGGCGGCAAGGCGCGGTTTCCGCATCCCGGATCCGCGGCAGACGGGATCAATCGATCCGCAGGTCAATCCGGTCCGAGCGGCCCGCGCCATCGACCACCACCAGCGAGGAGAAGCCGGGGCCGGGGCTGGGCAGGGAGAATTCACGGCGGCGCTGGCCCGCCAGCACAGGGCGGCCATTCGCCAGCACCAGAAACGGGGCAGTGCCGCCGCGCAGCTTGAGGGTCAGGGACGCCCCTTCCAGCGCCAGCCGGGCACCGTCCGGCGGAAAGATCAGCTGCGGAGCGTCTCCGCCGGCGGCAAAGGCTGCCTGCCGCGGACGGAAGCGCCGCAGCGGCAGCGGCAGTTCGGCAGAGCTGACAATCAGCGCGGACGGCGGCGGCGGCGGCAGCGGCTCCAGCGCGGGTTTCAAGCGCCCGAAGGCTTCGAACAGAACCGGCGCGGCCAGGCTGCCGCCGAAGATGCCCGGCACCGGAGTGCCATCGGCGCGGCCGATCCAGACGCCGATCGCATGGCGCCCGTCCCAGCCGACCGCCCAGGCATCGCGGTGGCCGTAGGAGGTCCCGGTCTTGTAGGCGATTGCTCCGGCCCGCGCCCCCGGCGGCACCGGCAGCCCGCGCAGGATGCTGCCGACCTGCCACGCCGCTTCGGGCGAGATCAGCCGGTCGGCGGGCTGCAGCGCCGCGCCCTGCATCACGCGCAGCCGCGGCCCCTGCCCGCCTGCCGCCAGCCCGGCATAAAGCTGCACCAGATCCTGCAGGCTGAGGCCGACGCCGCCAAGCGAAACCGCCAGCCCCGGCGCGCCGCCCGGCAGCTGCGGCCGGGCGCCGCCGGCGCGCAGCGCAGCCATCACCCGCGCCGGACCCAGCTCCTGCGTCAGCTTCACCACCGGAATGTTGAGTGACAGCTGCAGCGCTTCGCGCACCCGGATGTCGCCGCGGAAGCTGCCGTCGAAGTTCTGCGGCGCGTAGCCTGCGAAATCGGCCGGGCCGTCGTGGATCAGGGTCTCGGGATGCGCCAGGCCCTGGTCGAAGGCCAGCCCGTAGATCAGCGGCTTCAGGGTGGAGCCGGGCGAGCGGATGGCCTGGGTCATATCGACAAATCCGCGGCGGCCGGCGTCGGAATAGCCGGGCGAGCCGACCAGCGCCAGCACCTCGCCGGTCTGGTGGTCGGCGGCAATCAGGGCGGCAGAGAGCCGGTCGCCGCCGCGGCGCACGGCGTCAGCGGCCAGTCTTTCCATGCGTGCCTGGATGGCGCCGTCGAGGGTCAGCCGCAGCTGGCGTCTGCCGGGATGGCGGGCCTTTGCCCGGTCCGCCAGATGCGGTGCCAGGCGCGGGAAGGCGGCCATGCGGTGCGGCAGCGGGGTGTGGCGGGCGGCTTCGGCGTCTTCGGCGCTGAGTACCCCCTGCCGCTGCATCCGCGCCAGCACCCGGTCGCGGGCCTGGCTGGCGGCCTCGGGGAAACGGTCCGGGCGGCGGCGTTCGGGGGATTGCGGCAGGGCCACCAGCAGCGCGGCCTCGGCCGGGGTCAGGCGTCCCGGCTCCTTGCCGAACCAGCTGTAGGCCGCGGCGCGGACGCCCTCCGCCGCGCCGCCATAGGGGGCGTGGGTCAGGTAGAGGGTGAGGATGTCTTCCTTGCTGAGGCGGCGTTCCAGCGCCAGCGCCACCCGCATCTGGCGCAGCTTGCCCGCCCAGCGGCCGGTGGTGCCGTCCTCCAAGAGCCGCGCCACCTGCATAGTGAGGGTGGAGCCGCCGGACACCGCGCGGGTGTTCCACAGCGCCTGGCCCGCAGCGCGCAGGAGGGCGATGGGGTCGACGCCGGCATGGGAGCGGAAACGCTTGTCCTCGTAGCGCAGCAGCATGTCGAGGAAGCGCGGGTCGACGTCGGCGGGCTTAACGGCGAGGCGCCAGAGGCCGTCGCCCACGGGGTAGGCGCGCAGCAGCTTGCCGTTGCGGTCGAGGACTTCGGTGGAGGTTTCCGCGAGGGTGAGGGGGAGGTTTGTGTTGCCGATCCAAGTGTCGAAGCTGCGCCATGCGGTGAGCGTTACCGCAATCAGCAATGCTATGGCCGAAGCGCTCCATTTCCATCTTTTGCCTGGCCGATAGGCCGGGCATCGCCCGTCCGCCCCCCCGGGCGGGCGATACTCGCCCCCCCGCGGACGGGCGCTGCCCTCTGAGCTGTTCAGCCAGCGTCTCACCTGACTTCCACGCGCCCGGTGCCGGTGCGGGCGCGGTAGGCGGGGCGGTACATGTCCTCGACCGAGGCGGCCGGGTGGTGGAACACGCCGGGCGTCACCGCGCGGACCACATAGGCCAGCGTCACCTGCGCGGCATCGCGCACGTTCACCGCCGCCAGGAAGCGGTCGCTGCGGAATTCGGCGTGTTCGGCCTCGGCCGGGTTCAGCCAGTCGAGATCGCGCAGATCGCCGGAGCGCAGCAGGTTCGGGTTGTCGATCTCAAACCCCGCGGGCAGCGGGTCGCTGATCATCAGCCTCGCACCGGTCTTCTCATGCGGCTTCACCCGCAGCACCGCCACAAAGCGTGCGCCTGTGCGGACGGACTGCGCGTCGAGCGGCCGGCCCTCCAGCGTGTAGTAGCTGCGCTCGATCGTGTAGCCGAAGCCGCCCGCGGCGGGCGGGACCTCTGGCACGCCGAGCGTGGTCAGGGTGATGTCCGCGGTGCGGCCATTGGCGGCGGTCAGGGCGAGTTCCGGCATGTCCTGGCCGTCTGCAGCCTGCACAAACGGGCCCTGGACCGGCTGTCCGTTG harbors:
- the pbpC gene encoding penicillin-binding protein 1C, which produces MALLIAVTLTAWRSFDTWIGNTNLPLTLAETSTEVLDRNGKLLRAYPVGDGLWRLAVKPADVDPRFLDMLLRYEDKRFRSHAGVDPIALLRAAGQALWNTRAVSGGSTLTMQVARLLEDGTTGRWAGKLRQMRVALALERRLSKEDILTLYLTHAPYGGAAEGVRAAAYSWFGKEPGRLTPAEAALLVALPQSPERRRPDRFPEAASQARDRVLARMQRQGVLSAEDAEAARHTPLPHRMAAFPRLAPHLADRAKARHPGRRQLRLTLDGAIQARMERLAADAVRRGGDRLSAALIAADHQTGEVLALVGSPGYSDAGRRGFVDMTQAIRSPGSTLKPLIYGLAFDQGLAHPETLIHDGPADFAGYAPQNFDGSFRGDIRVREALQLSLNIPVVKLTQELGPARVMAALRAGGARPQLPGGAPGLAVSLGGVGLSLQDLVQLYAGLAAGGQGPRLRVMQGAALQPADRLISPEAAWQVGSILRGLPVPPGARAGAIAYKTGTSYGHRDAWAVGWDGRHAIGVWIGRADGTPVPGIFGGSLAAPVLFEAFGRLKPALEPLPPPPPSALIVSSAELPLPLRRFRPRQAAFAAGGDAPQLIFPPDGARLALEGASLTLKLRGGTAPFLVLANGRPVLAGQRRREFSLPSPGPGFSSLVVVDGAGRSDRIDLRID